GATAtccattctttaaaaaaaatgtagatatccATTGTGCGTTAGGATTATTAGAGATTAATTGCTTCGGTTTTAGTAGTTTTAAACCAAGTCTCATAAAATAACTTGTAATGCAAGTCATCTAGTCTAGTGCATTCTACCTTGTTGCTTGCCTATAAATAAGCATCTTTTGTATTTTAGAAGATTGAATGAAATTCATACTTTCACCTTACAATTGGTATCAAGAGCCTTTATTGGGCCTTAGAATCTAGAATTTAAAAGTGCAACTTTTGGCAGGAAAAGTGGTTACAAGTTAGTTACAATCGTCTGTTATTCAACCAACCTTCATCTTGTTCATTTTTTCATCCATTGTTTTTTCTACAACCTTCAATTGATCATCACATATCAATCTCATCATAACTCTAGCTTCAATCATGGCATAATTCCTTAATTACATATAACTCTAGCTGATATTGAACAAGCTGTGAAGATTTCAAACAGTGGCAGAGGATATGGGTGTGGAAAAAGGGCGTTAAGGATCAACACGGCGTGGCAGTGGAAGAAGCAATAAAGATTGAGTAGAATGCTTCAAGTCTCATAAGTTGGGACATTATTAGAATGAATGTCATATATAGGAAGAAAATGCAAACAATGTAaagtttgaagaagaagaaggagaaggaaaagaaggagaagaagaaggatgatgaGGATGTTTGAAAACGTCActctggtaaaaaaaaaacactacaaTAAGTTCAGActtaaaacaaacttaaatctcAATTTAGAAACAAACTTTTAAAACCGACTTAAAAAGTACTTTATTATGCAATAGTGGAATAAAGGTTGAGATGTGAGCTTGTCAAGTCCTTGATTTTGTACTTTGTTAATAAAAATAGTATCTGACCTTAAAATAATCTCCTAATACTCATAATAGTTATTTTCATATATGAACTGAAATGATATTAAGTAAGTATATATAATAACTGATATGACAATAAGTAAATATATTGaaggactaatatgacaatatcaGTGAACAGGGACGGATCCAGGAATTTCAGAAAGTGGGGTCACGCTCGtttatcataaatatttaaacaaaaatatataaaaccaTAACCATTAAAATGATGAAGTCATTACCATTAAGCAAAATagtgaaaattacaaaaagtaTATGACTATATCAAAAAACTAAAGACACGACGAATTACAATTTCCCTCTTCGTGACGTCATATTTTGAAAGCGTTGcaagattttttcattttcaacactATCAAATATATCACTCTCAATGTATGTTACCAAACAACCATTCAAAAACTCATCTCCCATACGGTTGCGCATTtgattcttcacaaatttcataGCAGAGAAACTCCTTTCAACAGTTGCAGTAGCCACAGGTAAAAGTAATGCTAACTTCAAAAGTAAATACACCATTGGATAAGCAATATGTCTTCTAGTTTCCACCATCTTTCTTGAAAGATCACTAATCCCATCTAAATTAGAAAACTGTTCACATGAACGAATATCCTTGATATAATTTTCAAGTTGATTGCCTATTCCCGTAAGCTCCAAAGAAGAAAATTCTGATGGATAAAATCGAGCCAAATTAACCAACTTCTCCTTGTcaaatgcaaaaaatgaatcTCTTGGATTTAAGCTTGCTACACAAATAAGCAATTCACTACTCACCTCGGTGAATCGATTATTAAGCTCTTGAAGTTGTCTATCAATCACATGATAAAATACCTCAATTTGAAAGTGATGCAAGTTTGAAACCTTTTGAAGTTTACACCTGATTTTCCTTGTAACACGAATGCATCATCCATATTTACAATGTCAATATTTTGCTTCTCACAAAACAATGACACTTCACATAGTAAATTATGTCAGCCATCTTCTCTCATCTTTTGCAATCTATCCTTTGAAACTTTAACTAATGACATAGCATTTACAATATCTTGATCTTTTCTTTGCAATGCTTGAGATAAATCATTAGTAATTCCCAATATATTTCTCATCAAAAGcagttgaaaaataaattcaaaagactgcaaattattcaacaatagACGAGTTTCAACTCGATGGTCTGAGTTTGAGCTATCTTCCAAAATCATATTAAGCACATCACACACAGAAGGAAACAAAGAAGCCAACCTTAGTAATGTACCATAATATGATCCCCATCTAGTATCTCCAGCCCTTGCTATTGTACTTTCTTGATTCAAGCCACGCCCGTTGGAAATTTCTCCACACCCTAGTTCATCAGCTACTTaacttttcatcttttttttttgtttggtacaATTATAAAATACTACCGTTAGGCCAATCTGCAAAGTTACTTTTCATCTTCTAGTGAGTTTGTgaccattaattttattttaatacttttttcaaTGTATAAAGTAAATGTAGTACTACTAtctttaacaaatataatataataatttatatcgTTTGTCTCAAGTGTATAAATTGAGTTATGTGTGAGcaacctaaaaaattaaagtggAGTTGTCTTAAAGAAGAATATTATAGTGGggtcaaacatataaaaatatggtattattggttaaaaaaattgacaaagagTGGGGTCAGCTGACCCCAAAACCCTCTACCTGCATCCGTGCCTGCCAGTGAAGCATTTTAATATCggggactattttgactaacgaagTGTACaatcagagactattttaaaatttgaatagacTGAAAGATTATTGTGGCCACTCGTTACATATTTAGggatcaaaatgactattaccccATGCATTTTTCTAAGTGAATGGATGGATATATGGTCCCtaaataaatttcttttgaAAGGAAAGCATTACATCCCGAATCTGCCGAAAAGAATAACAAAGGGAAAACGAAAAACAAGATCTACAAGCCAACAAGCTTGACAAATTTGTTGAAGTCCTTTATCTTATATTTCCTTTCTTCTGATTGGATTCTTTTGTTCTTGATCTTTGTctttctcttatatatatatatatatatatatatatatatatatatatatatatatatatatgtatcaaAATCTTTCTTTTATATTGTGAGGTCTTTTGTTTGCCTGGCGGATCTAACTTATGTATTTAATTTGTGAAACCTTTGTTTCTTATAACTATTATCATatagattatttatttattccagTCCATAAATATCactcttttgttgttgttagtaTGTGTATTTGCTTATTGTTGTTTtctatatgatatgatatcaaCATGTTAATCTTGTCTCCCGGTTGTGATTGGTTTAATTTATTCTCTACGTGTGTCTGTCATATATATAGTCTTTATTTGGTTGCCTTCTCATTAGATTTTGGATTTTGCATTTGAAATGtttccattttctttattttcatacCATAATGTATATGTTTGAAGTCCTTATAAACTATAATAGGGACCGAGACAAATTTTAGCTTTAGTTGAATCatatgaaacaaataaattagttaATGTTTTTGGTACAACTTGTTGTAAAACATAAGCTATAAATTATaagcttaattgcatttttgatcATTGTATTTTGATCGGCTCACGAAAAtcattcaattatcatttttgttgcatttttcgtcctacctcctattttcaaactccagaCAGAAACgtagagaaatgacagttttaggtAGGGGTGGCAAAATGATCCATCAAATTCATATCCATCCAATCCATTCACCATAatatccatccaatccatccaccaaacaaaaaaaatagttaatggaTTAGATTTAATCCATCCATTTAAAATTATGGATACATTCAATCCatccaccttattttaaaaatccattggatcacctaaaatattaattataatccattggatataaaattattttaaaaataatttaaattaattttgttaataaataaaaacaagcaatatttttaattatggaggcctaaaaataaatattctcaTTCTTTCCTCAAATGTTTGGCCCATAAGAATCAGcccattcaattaaaaaaaaagtccacaAAATTTCAACATCCATGGCCACCGGAGCTCCGCCGGACAGCCACCGTCCACCACCGTGATCTCGTCGAAGCTCCGCCGCGGGCCGCCGGAAAATCTGGATTTCCGGCAATATCGCCGCCTTCCTCCCCGTATTGGTCGCCGGAGACCGCCAGTCAACGGTGGTGTCTGGTAGTCAACGCCGGTGcaccaccaccttttatttatttattttattttcagctttggactttaaaaaaaatatgttttgggctTATACAAAAATAAGCATTGGGCTTAATTAAAAAAGGAATTATGAATGTCATTactttctacaccaatttattaacaaaataattaagtaaaaccaattaattaactaaagaattatgttaaaaaaatttaaaaaataaataatacattttattaaACGGATCGGATGGATAATCCatccatttaaatttaataatggatggattggattGACATAAAACCTAATGGAAGGAttggattgttttttttttcaaaaaataattggtGGATTTTAATGGActaatgaatttttttggtCCATCCATTAGGATCCAAATCCATATCCATCAAATCCATCCATTTTGCCACCCCTGGTTTTAGgcggttttagacctacccctatgctcaaccatgaaataaacaaggaataaagcatgtgggtacaaagaatccactttattagggtttttttggttagtatgttgaataaagtggattctttgtacccagatgctttattccttgtttatttcatggttgagctaggtctaaaactgtcatttctctgcgtttttggagaataaaattggggtaggacgaaaaatgcaataaaaatgataattgaaggatcgttttgttctattttaaaaggacaaaattagtttcgtgagtaggccaaaacacgaggactaaaagtgtaattaagcctagtCTTTATCCCTTATGTACCCTCCAAAGACACTTATGtgtctagttttttttaatgaggtgGCATGCAAAGCAATGATTTGGCAAAGCACACATGGAAAAACAACTATCCACGTCAGCaaatacatattttaataataaaaaaaatacaatttaacttaattaaaaaacataaaattaacaaaataaccattatgaattattattaagaaatttaatgaaataactgaaaatccaaaacaaaaaaaaattaacaagaaaaatCCCAAATTGTTTTATGTAATCATCCCAACAAATTGTTTCTGATAAACATGGTTTTAGGAACCCTTCATgaatcacaacaacaacaccatcaTCACCGCCCttctcatcatcaacatcaatctCTTCTTTCTCGTTGGCATTGGAATCGACACAATTATCTTCTTTCATCTCTCTACTTCAAATAGATTTACTCCATCCTTCATCATACCAACACCATCATTCACCCAATATTAAACACCATGGCTgtcaagaataaaaaaacataaatttgaaaGTCTCTGCTtcgtgaaagaaaaaaagaaacgaAGGTGAAAGAGGTTTTTGAGTCTTGTGAAGTTGTTGAATGAAGTGGAAATGGGACCTGAGAGCATTGAAACGGAGACCGAGTGTGCGGAGATTGAAGATTGGGATGATGTAGAAGAAGATGGTGttgaagttgatgatgatgattttcaatttattttctttcaattttgtttttattttagaaatgtttaaattgtttttttaaattaaaaattgttgttttaatgACATTTTAATGTCATTTTCCAAGTTGGCACTCTCATGTAGGTGTCCATTTGCCATCTCGACATCTTTGGAGGTGAAAATAAGGGGTATGattaaaactgcaaaaaatatgataatttaGGGACGATTTTATTCGATTTGAAAAGGACATAATAATTTTCGTGAGCTGATAAATTATAAGAAACAGTGACtcacacttatttttttattatcatctaACCAATGGTTGGATGTTATATCTTGGGTATGTGTCGACAAATGAACAAATGATAGTTTTTGTCATGTTAAGCGGTTTATAGGTTTTGTGGAatgaaaaaattactttttaatatgTCATTTACGCTCCTGAATATTTCGggataaattttgaaaaaaaaaaaacaattttaagaaatctcatgtttaATGCTAAAATATTACTAGaaaattccacaaaattcatcaaaatccgatttattaaacaatctttcgaaatttgaatgattttgaataccacaagactttttttaagcgatgaagagtcttgattgaataccagaaaactttttttaaatgacaaagagtcttgattgaataccccagactttttttaaattggaaagagttttaattgaataccacaagactttttcatgataaaataaccaaaatatcTGGGTGTATCAAAATATCTGATCAATGAAGATTACATATGAAGCGTACGATAATtaactaaaaaatattgttctgtTCGCTTCAAATCAAGACTTTTTCAGATGTGTGATAGCAAATATTTTGGTTAATATTTTGAATGTTCGCTATTTACCCTAAAAAATTTGCTATCACACATCTGAAATAACCAAAATATTTCCAATTATAATTAACTATTGTTCGCTTCTAAAGAGAAAATTAAGCAGCGAACAACAGCTAACTATATCTGGGTGTATTGAATGTCATTTCCAAGTTTGTCTAAAGAGCAATCTTCTATCACAATTGACAATTCAAGCAAGCAGTTTGGGCCATCAACAATTGCTTTTTTTGGGCCTAACGTGATATACATGGACTAACACAATCTAATAAATATAGCTGCTTTAAACACCCGCAAATCATTTCTTGAAAACTACTGCCTCAAGATTTGTCCAAATGAATAATTTCAGACTACAGAAGTTTTTAAGAATCATGGGGATGAAAAAAACAAGCTTTCTCTATctctaataaatattaaatctgGATGTAGTCAGAAAATGACTAAACTGGACCTCCAAAAATTATTGTGTGTATAAATATTAAGGAGCATTTCAAATGAGATACAATGCAGAACAGATTTTATTCTCTGTGTGTTTACATTATTGTGATTGTGAGGCCTATGTACTCAAGTTCTAGATAGTAGTAACATGTGCTAAGCTTCATCTAGCACCGttccaaatttctttttaaatacaAGCTTTGTGCAACGTTCGAAAATgctatcatatatcatatattgaATCAAACGGTCCTCCTTCTCTCTCCCAATCCACAAAAATGCTATGTGATCATCTTCTACAAACTTGTAGTACCTGTttcattaaatattataatttggtCAAtgctcaaaagtcaaaactatTTCAGCTCAATAGAAGCAACCAAATTACCCTGAATTAATATATggatttttctatcatgtgcaaatttagacatgttaagaagtttaaagtagtaactttaacttgaaacttgtgttttttatattaaatatgtagctTTTAATCAATAAGTTACTACTTTAACTTagaacttgtgttttttatattaacatgtgcaatattgcacatgttagacaaacccttaaTATATATAGATCATGTTTGTAAAATTTTGCAGCTAAAAGAAAAGAGGGCAGAAACGTGAAGAATTTTGGGATCATAGTGCCATACATAATAATACTCATAAGAAAGCATAAGAATACtcatgaaataaaaaacttataagAAAGCATGTTATTTGATAAACCATAGATGAAATGTGTACACATTAGTCCTATTTATAGAACCCAACTACACTAACTATTAGATTAACTAACGAACAAGTCCTAACTTAGTAACTAACATTAACAagattatattttatcattatcataagAAATAACATGAAAATCTGCCAACCACTTTCATAGATTTGTCCAAACTGCAAGTTTCCAAAAGTTGTCCTGTTTTCTTCACCGTAATCGACTTGgccatcttttaaatttttatttttttgactggatatttaaaaataaaaataaaaaaactagtaTATCTTGTCACAAAGAAAATTTTAGTGTATACATTTCAATATGAAATTCAAGAATTCAAAGTCATAATAGTACAACTATTTcgtctcaaaaaataaaatggtacaactattttttcaccaaaaaatattggcagttcaccaaaaaaaaattgaacaactattttcccaaacaaaacaacaaaaattaaattaatttatatcaaGGAAATTATTTTTCATGTTCAAAGAAAAGAAACTGGTTAAAAACTCACCTATCGTAGATACTGGTGGTTGTGACACCCAAATCAGGGACAAGTGCCCTATGGTGTTTGGTCTTAGTCTCAATAAGTTGTGAATCATGCACATCCtaacatttttatctttttcagacaatttatgtcatttaaattaccccatttttatttttgtttgttgaaaaaaatattaccccatttttttttatcaaaaataaaacttatttacTCTTTATCGGAAGTTATCTCTAAaagcctttaaaaaaaaataaaaaaaatagaatactGTCTGAATGCCATCACCCGACGGGTTTACACATTTGTAAAGACGAAAAGGGAAACGATCGGAAAAGACATGCCCACCCGTTTACCAAATAACCCAAATCCAAAAAAACCTATGAACGAACACAATATATAGGAGTCATGTCATCTTTAGGAGCATGATTTACTTCGTTCTCTTTGACCACGTCATCATTTTCAAGTTCACCTAAACTATTGGAGAGATCTTGAGCAACATCAGTACCAAAAATGTAAAACccataaaacaaaataaccaAGGAGCTCAAAAACAACTCCACCAATTGCTCATAAATATTCTGTAGtctaatcattttttatttggctaGACCAAGTAACACACCCCAACATGCAAAAACCACCAAGTTCCAAAAACAAATAGCCTTTTTTATCTTCAATAAACCACAAAATACGGCTGTTTGCACCTGTTTAAAAGGTTCCCATGCAAATACAGTGTCAACACTATAACCTTGCATACAAAGATTGCCCCACCCTACCACCAAAATTTCCTCTAtattggaaatatatatattgatttatttggcATTTACATTCAATCCGTGGGGGACAATGCAGTGGTGACAGTCTAATTTTGTAACtaaaatttagagtataaaTTTCAATTGAATAATGTATGGTCTAGAGTCTATCAATTTTcctagataaataataatattatcactccctaatttttatgtttatttttgtaaaaaaaaaaaaaacttaattgtaatttttataccatatttttattttcaaattaatgaGTTTGGTCCTCGAATATATTATTTACGAATTTAAGTCTCCATACACTATTTTAAgcaaaattatttgaaaagtcTCTGAAGACCTAGAGAAAATttatggaaaaagaaaatacatgtGGTTGTTGCCTTCTCTGCTCAGTTCAACACAACAACCATTGACACATGCATTTGGATGATGTCTGAAGTCATTTTCTGACTTTGAGAGCAAAGCTATGGACTCTGGCTTTGATACAAGTATGGGAAGGAAAACTTGCTCTACTACATGCAATTGCTTGGGTGATGAAGGAAGGTTGGGATATTGAGATCAGGGCAACCATTAAATGAAGAAAGCTCTAAAGAATTTAAAATAGGGATAATAGTCATGTTGGTCCTTGAATATGTAACGAATAGCTACAATAGTCATCAATGTatcgaaatttcaaaatagtccttAATTGTGCACTatgttaatcaaaatagtctctTATGTTAATTGTttcgttaatattgtcatataaATCCCTCTATATTTACTTATTGTCATATCgatctttataaatatttactGTCATATCAGTCCTTATATAAAAAAGATGTTGTTGAAGCTAGTCTCACCATAAAACAATTGCAAAACCAAAAGATAAATGAAACAGGCAGAGACCAGAAACTTCAATGATATTTCATATACGGATGCAATTGTATACACTATTGATGTGATTGTTGATATATCTAAAGCCTCTGATATTTCTCTCTTAAAATCCTACAAATTACAGAAATTGTTGGTATAAATGTGAGGGAAAATGCAGTATTTATATAGAATTTACATTTACAAAGGTGAAGGGGAGTCATCTAATTGAAATGAATGGCCTATATCACAAGACATACTCTCTTTAAATTCAACAGGGAAGAGAGTAAAACATTATGTGCTAGTGATGAATTTCATTAGGCATTGTTGGAAGCTTCTTTCTAAATACGTGTTTCCTGCAGCGTTCGAAAATACTGTCATAGATCAAGTCAAACTGTACTCCTGCTCTCTCGCGGTTAATAATGAACAAGACATGATCACCCTCCACATATTTGTAGTACCTGTTTCATCAAATACCGTAATTTGGTCAGTACACTACAGAACAATTTCTCAGAACTAAAGATAGACTAGGCGAAAAATTCACAACAAATACgtcattcaattttaaaatcagtAATGCTAATTTGATTTAACACCATTCTGAATGATACAATCACTCAACAGGTGATAAAGAATTTCCAAACATTAGAATAGAAACTGGTATAGTCAATCATCTGATCATGAattcatgatatatatatatatacacacacacacacacacacacacacacaactaTATTAAATTAAACTCTGCTGCATCTTGTAAAATGACAGCACTTCAATAAAATGATGTATTGCATTTACATTCAATTTGTTGAGGATTTATCGTACAACTAAAGCATGTTAAATGGCATTTATAGAAATTAATAATTGGTTGACCATTTAAACAGTTTGTAGGCCATGCATGCAATTCATGGTCAAAGAAATTAATGCATAGTCAAGCTCTAAAGCTACAGGTTTGACTCAAACTATGTGCTGTGTGAAGTACTTGTTCAAATATGAATTACTATTGACTATTGCGCCAAAGAATACGGAGGTAGTTTTACTAACCAGATGCCCGGTTGCATTGGATGGCAATCTGATTCCTTTTCCACGCAATGGTTGGGGTGTTCGATCGGTAATCGAGGATGAGTCATAGATATTGTGTTTAGTGCTCCATCATTGTCTTGCCAGTCCTCATCCCTGCAGACAATTACACaaaatttgtgtgatttatcAAGCTTATGCCATGTTTGGATGAAcagcttaattaagtgcttatcaAGTGTTTATATAATTCATTTctataacaaaacataaaatatatttaaaatatatttttatataagctataatttgtttttataagctatattgGGCAGCTTATCGATATGTTGTAAACTGTTCCCAAAAATTCACTCAAACAGTCTTGCTAGTGCTTATGTCGGTATATAAGTTCAAAAAGTCGATACATATATATAGGCCCTTAATCCAGTTTATAATTGAGTATTGCTGAGGGAAagtgaaaacaaaaattattgcATTTAATAACCCTACCTGTATCCTTTATAAGGGGGAGGAACATCTGAAGGATGAGTCCACTGGCTCATTTGCAACACTCTTATGAAAAGCAGGGGATGAACTCCAAATATGCTTGAAGGAGCCGTGACGCCCATGATCTTCCTTGTTTGCTTGGTCGCGTAGCTGAAGTAGTATGTGTTTGGGAACGTACGCAGATGATAGTTGATTTTTATGGACCCTTGAATTGTAAGATCAGGGAGGATCCAATCCTCTGATGCAAATGGACCTGCATTCCCCAATAGACAATCAACAAGACCCCATATGCCCATCTTTCTCCATGACATGTTGAAGTGATCAAACCCGAAATTGTAGTAGTTTTTCAGCCAGGAAATGTCTAACCAATCATAAAGTATCACTCCAATTCGGCAAAGTTGTAGCAGGCAAATAGGTTTCAATGTTTTCCCGTCTCCTGGCCTGAAACAATAGAGACTAGCTTAGCACCTATAAATCACTGACACAGATAGAAACTAAAAACTCGACACATTGACATCAGTAACAATTTGAGAAAACtgcataattgaatgtaacagCATGTCTCACGCACCAAACATTTCTTTAATCTGAAGTGTAGGTGTTACATAGCTTAGCATTCAAAATTTGCTAAATGGAAATAACTCTCTGGTTTTTAACTAGATATTATATTCAATTAACATGAACAAACAATGGAGATTTTGGCCTTAATTATCATGTTGCTTGCTGAAAAGCTTGTAAAATTCAGCTGAAGAAAAAAAGGTAGATAATCTGCccaaattacaaatttttatcttttaccaTTCCCTTTTTCTGCCTATGAACTGTTGCATGCTCTCTTAAACACCCCTCTTCAAGCCAAGATTATTATATTGAGAAAGCTATTTAAAGTCAATAATAACCTATAATTGCGCTATGTTTAAGGAGAAATAAAAGTTAATAGGAACTCACTGCATGCCATCAAAGTATGTTCTTGTTGTCCCATTAAATGCTCCTGATAAGGCTGTGAGACTTAACACCCAGTTTTCTGAAGTGTTTTCATATCCCTTGAATGCCTGAAGACAATAtgaacatcaaatcatcaaaaaccaaaataaataagcataattTTGGGTGAGTATTTATCAATCATAATTTTGAATGAACTtaatgtaaaaacaaaaaattagtgTAATCGTTTTAAATTAATGCAGAAGTTCCTTTCTGTCAATTCTAGTCAAACCAATGTTTGAAGGCAcgatcaatttcaattaaaaataaccaaccatacatattttttaccaaaatcagAATCTACCTTATACAATATCCAAATATGCAACAAAACACGTAAAATTAACACCAAGACCAACCTTATCAGCAAGCATTTGTTGCAAGACACGAACAACCTGTGCTCCAGCTGAATGCCCAACAAAATGAATAGGATGATCCTCATCCCATTCAGGATAATGTCCTGTGTAtaccaaaataacaaaacaaaacacattttaaaataaaatttaaaacaaaactcACAAAGGtaaagttggaaaaaaaaaattgctacaACAATAAACATAACATGAAGATCTCAAATGTCCAAACCTTGTTCATAGACTCTTCCAAACTGCGAATGTCCACACGCCTTGCTATGTTCTTCGCCGTAATCAACTTGTCCTCCTTTCAAATAATAGAACAATTCTCTAGCCCTAAGGAAACACAATTTCCAAAcccttttaagaatttttacaAACACAAAACAAGCACAAACAACAATAAGATAAAAATTCCATGAACTTACCTATCATAGATGCTTGTTAAAGACCCTAGATCAGGAACAAGAACCCTTTCATCTTTCTTCTCTGCTCCAGCAAAATATGATAAACCACCTAATCTCTGCAAAATCAAAAAACAACAttaacaaaacaacataaacataacaaaaacgTTAATTTTGAGACAGAAACAACATTGATGAATCATTACCCCTTTGCCAAATCCAAAAATTCCATGAACCAAAACAATAGGAGGAAGATcattatcaaattttgaatctttttcatcaattttcaaattctctTGAACCACA
Above is a genomic segment from Medicago truncatula cultivar Jemalong A17 chromosome 5, MtrunA17r5.0-ANR, whole genome shotgun sequence containing:
- the LOC112422039 gene encoding uncharacterized protein yields the protein MKEDNCVDSNANEKEEIDVDDEKGGDDGVVVVIHEGKIRCKLQKVSNLHHFQIEVFYHVIDRQLQELNNRFTEVSSELLICVASLNPRDSFFAFDKEKLVNLARFYPSEFSSLELTGIGNQLENYIKDIRSCEQFSNLDGISDLSRKMVETRRHIAYPMVYLLLKLALLLPVATATVERSFSAMKFVKNQMRNRMGDEFLNGCLVTYIESDIFDSVENEKILQRFQNMTSRRGKL
- the LOC11411970 gene encoding lipase, whose amino-acid sequence is MLRIWFSYLQLLELFVSSLVHLLYGFYIFSSAVAGDLSIVVNEYFQKDKMKNDVVVQENLKIDEKDSKFDNDLPPIVLVHGIFGFGKGRLGGLSYFAGAEKKDERVLVPDLGSLTSIYDRARELFYYLKGGQVDYGEEHSKACGHSQFGRVYEQGHYPEWDEDHPIHFVGHSAGAQVVRVLQQMLADKAFKGYENTSENWVLSLTALSGAFNGTTRTYFDGMQPGDGKTLKPICLLQLCRIGVILYDWLDISWLKNYYNFGFDHFNMSWRKMGIWGLVDCLLGNAGPFASEDWILPDLTIQGSIKINYHLRTFPNTYYFSYATKQTRKIMGVTAPSSIFGVHPLLFIRVLQMSQWTHPSDVPPPYKGYRDEDWQDNDGALNTISMTHPRLPIEHPNHCVEKESDCHPMQPGIWYYKYVEGDHVLFIINRERAGVQFDLIYDSIFERCRKHVFRKKLPTMPNEIHH